The following are encoded in a window of Lampris incognitus isolate fLamInc1 chromosome 15, fLamInc1.hap2, whole genome shotgun sequence genomic DNA:
- the tmem121ab gene encoding transmembrane protein 121Ab encodes MVLPPPDKRHVCLTTIVIMTSMAFMDAYLVEQNQGPRKIGVCIIVLVGDVCFLIVLRYVAVWVGAEVRTARRGYAMILWFLYIFVLEIKLYFVFQNCKADRKSLETVARKALTLLLSVCVPGLYLVLVALDSMEYVRTFRKKEDMRGRLFWVALDLLDLLDIQANLWEPQRTGLPIWAEGLMFFYCYILLLILPCVSLSEISMQGEHVSPQKMMLYPVLSLVTINVVTILIRGVNMVLFQDSRVSTIFVGKNVVAIATKASTFLEYRRQVKEFPHPQNAMALELQQNSVSHAQPLPNSTSLPHEPSPAQDVIDT; translated from the coding sequence ATGGTGTTGCCTCCACCGGACAAACGCCACGTGTGCCTGACCACCATTGTCATCATGACCAGTATGGCCTTCATGGACGCCTACCTGGTGGAGCAGAACCAGGGCCCTAGGAAGATTGGCGTGTGTATCATAGTGTTGGTGGGGGACGTGTGTTTCCTCATCGTGTTGCGTTACGTTGCCGTGTGGGTGGGCGCCGAAGTTCGCACGGCCCGTCGAGGGTACGCCATGATCCTCTGGTTCCTCTACATCTTTGTTCTGGAGATCAAGCTCTACTTCGTCTTCCAGAATTGCAAAGCTGACAGGAAGAGCCTGGAGACGGTGGCCAGGAAAGCCTTGACGTTACTGCTGTCGGTGTGTGTGCCGGGGCTCTACTTAGTGCTGGTGGCCCTGGATAGTATGGAGTACGTCAGAACGTTCCGGAAGAAGGAGGACATGCGGGGTCGCCTGTTCTGGGTCGCTCTGGACCTGCTGGACCTGCTGGACATCCAGGCCAACCTGTGGGAGCCCCAGCGGACAGGCTTGCCGATCTGGGCCGAGGGCCTCATGTTCTTCTACTGCTACATCCTGTTGCTCATCTTGCCCTGTGTGTCCCTCAGCGAGATCAGCATGCAGGGAGAACACGTCTCTCCCCAGAAGATGATGCTGTACCCGGTCCTGAGCTTGGTCACCATCAACGTGGTCACCATCCTCATACGTGGCGTCAACATGGTGCTGTTTCAGGACAGCCGCGTCTCCACCATCTTTGTGGGGAAGAACGTGGTGGCCATCGCCACCAAGGCCTCCACGTTCCTGGAGTACCGCAGGCAGGTGAAGGAGTTCCCCCACCCGCAGAATGCCATGGCCCTGGAGTTGCAGCAGAACTCGGTCAGCCACGCACAGCCCCTGCCCAACTCCACAAGCCTGCCCCACGAACCCTCGCCCGCGCAGGACGTCATCGACACATGA